Within Streptomyces sp. NBC_00704, the genomic segment GGGGAGGCGTAGCCGAGGTCGGTGGAGGCGAGGACCAGGCGCAGCCGGTGGCCCTCCTCGACCTTGTGGTCGATCGCCGGGAGGGTGATCGTGACGTCCTTGCCTTTCCCGGCGTCCTCGACGCGGACCGGGCTGACGAGCTGGGAGGGCAGCACCTGGGCGCCCCGGCCGCCGCCGACGTCGTAGACCTTGGCGAAGAGGACGGCGGTGGCGGACGTCGACCTCACGTGGACGGTGACCGTCGGGGAGCCGGTGATCCGCAGGTCGCCGGTGACCGGGGCGGAGTCGAAGGCGGCGTACTGGCCGGGGAAGTCGAGGGAGAGGCCGACGCCGAGGGAGGAGAGCCGGGCGAGGCCGCCGCCGCCGAGGCCGGGCAGGGCGGAGACGGCGGGCGGGGTGGCGCCGGGCGGGTTGGCGAAGGACTGCTCCTCGCGGCGGCCGGTGAGCGGGAAGGAGCGCTCGTGGTCGCTCAGGCCGGGGTAGCGGTCGGCGCTCGCGCCCCGGAGCTGTGCGGCGCCGTCGGTGGAGTCGACGCCTCCGGTGCGGGTGACGCGGAAGGCGGGGCCGGTGCCGGCGGACCGGTCGCCCTTGAGGTAGCGGTCGAACCAGGCGTTCACCCGGGCCTGGACGCGGCGGGCCTCCATGTCGCCGCCGTCGTGGCCGCCGGCGATCCAGTCGACGGCGACGGGCGCGCCGTTCGCGCGGATCGCCTTCTCGGCCGCGTCGGACTGGGCGAGGGTGAAGAGGGAGTCGGTCTGCCCTTGCAGAAAGAGGGTGGGCACCTTGATGCGGTCGGCGACGGCGGACGGCGAGCGCGCTTCGAGGAGCCGGCGGGCGGCGGCGTCCGGGGCGCCGGACTCGGCGACGCGCGCGTACATCGCCGCCAGCGCGGGGGTGAAGCGGGCGGTCCCGCCGCCGGTGTTGAAGAAGACCCCGGCCCACAGCTTCTTGAACACGCCGTCGGGGAACAGGGCGTCCGTGAGGTTCCAGTAGGTGATCGCGGGGGCGATGGCGTCGACGCGGTGGTCGTACCCGGCGGCCAGCAGGGAGACCGCGCCGCCGTAGGAGGCGCCGGCGACGCCCACGCGCGGGTCGCCGGGCTTGTCGAGCTGCACCTCGGGGCGCTTCGCGAGCCAGTCGATCAGCCGGGAGACGTCGGCGACCTCGCCCTTCGGGTCGTTCAGCCCGATCTTGCCGGTGGACCTGCCGAAGCCGCGCGCCGACCAGGTCAGCACGGCGTATCCGTCGCGGGCGAGTTTCTCGGCCTGCGGCCTGACGTCGTCCTTGCTGCCTCCGAAACCGTGCGCGAGGAGCACGGCGGGGCGCCGGCCGGGGCCGCCGGAGGTGAAGTAGGAGGTGTCCAGGCGTACGCCGTCCACCGTCATGACCCGGTCGGCGCCGTGCACGGCGGGCGGGTCGCCGCCGGCGGCGACGGCCGTCCAGGTACCGGCGCCGGCGAGTACGACGACGGCGGCCACGGCGGAGACGATCCGTCGTGGCCGTCGGGGCCGCCGTGGTCCTCGCAGACCGGGCAGTCGAAGATCCATGCTTCAACCGTACGGGGTCGGCTCGGTGGCGAGAGGGCGACCGTGGGCCGAATCCGCCGCCCTCCCGGCGGCGTACACGGCGCTCCCCGTGTACCGCGGACGCGGTATGCCGGCGGGGTTCAGGAGCGGGCGTCCTCGGGGAGGGACACCAGCCAGCGGGTCGCGCGGCGCGGGCGGAGGTAGAGGGCCCAGTAGAGGGTGGCGACGGCGGTGATGCCGCCGGTCCACAGCAGGTAGCTCGTCTCCTGCCGGGTCAGGACGTAGCCGAGGACGGCGATCAGCAGGACCGGCAGGACCGGCCACAGGGGCATGCGCCAGGCGGCGGTGTGCCGGTGGTGGCCGCGGCGGGAGAGCAGCGCGGCGACGGCGACCAGCAGGTACATCCCGGTCACCGAGACGCCGGTGACGCCGTAGAGGGTGTCCAGGTTCACGAAGCAGAGCAGCGCGCCGGGGACGCCGACGGCCAGGGTGGCCACCCAGGGGGAGCCGAAGCGGCCGAGCTTGGCGAAGACGTCGTTGACGGGCTGCGGCCAGGCCTTGTCGCGGGCGGAGGCGAACAGGACCCGGGAGTTCTGGATGACCATGACGATGCCGGCGTTGATGATCGCGAGCGCCACGCAGAGGCTGACGAAGGCGCCGACGGCCGAGTTGGACCAGGCGGTGACCATGGAGCCGATGTCGCCGCCGGTGAGCTGGGAGAGGTCGGAGGCGCCGAAGGTGATGGCGACGACCGGGACCAGGATGATCACCGTGGAGATGGCGAGGGTGGCCAGGACGGTGCGGGCGACGTTGCGGCGCGGGTGCTCCAGCTCCTCGGAGAGGTAGACGGCGGTCGAGAAGCCCTGGGTGACGAAGAGGGCGATGGCCAGGCCGGAGACGACCAGCATGCCGGTCACCGTGTCGGTGCGGCCGTGCGCGCCGGCCACCTGCATCGAGACGAGGCTGCCCGCGCCGCGGTGGCCGTGGGCGAAGCCCAGCACGGCGACGACGGCGGCCGCGATGACCTCCAGGACCAGGAAGACGCCGGTGATCCAGGCGTTGGCGCGCAGGTCGAGCAGACCGGCGAGGGTGGCGAGCAGCATGACGCCGGCGCCCGCGAGGGCGGGGTCCAGATGGACGAGGGGGGCGAGGTAGTCGGCCGTGCCCATGGCGATGACCGGCGGGACGATCATCACGACGAGCAGGGACAGGACGAAGACCAGCCAGCCGGCGAGCCGTCCGGCCAGCGTGGACACCATGGCGTACTCGCCGCCCGCGCTGGGGATGAGGGTGCCCAGCTCCGAGTAGCAGAACGCCACGGCGACGCAGAGCAGCGAGCCGATCGCGATGGTGAGGGCGGTCGCGGTGCCGAGGGAGCCGAACAGGTCCGGGACGACGACGAACAGGGTGGAGGCGGGGGTGACGCAGGAGAGGGTCAGAAGAGTGCCGCCGACGACTCCGATGGAGCGCTTGAGCGTCTGGGGGCTGTCGGGCGCCTGAGGGAGGGCGGTCTCGACAGGGCGGAGCGTGTCGGTCATGCGGCGGTTCCGATCGACTCGTGCGGCGGGTGAGGGGCGGGAGCGCTATCGCCTCCGGCGGTTTGGTCGTACGTCGTTCGTCCGCTCCCGGCGGCTGCATGGAATCCCGACGGAAACCACCGCGTCAATAGGTGCTTGCCTACGGAATCCGCAGCCAGAACCCGCCTATGGCCGCGAATACATCAGTCACCACCGATTCCCACCGCCCTCCTCGCCCCTACGGGAACCGCAGCCCGTACACGGAAAAAAGACACCGGTGCCACCTCCGGCGACGCTGCTCGTTGATCACCGGACAGAAGGGAGAGCCGATGGTCGGCTCGTCGCACGAGGCGCTGCACCGCATCTTCCAGAAGGACCCCGCACTACTCACCCGCGCCCTGCAACAGGTCCTGGACGTTCCGTTCCCGGAGCCGTACGACTTCGCCGGCATGAACGTCGACCTCACCGAGATCGAGCCCGCCGAGCGGCGCGTCGACACGCTGCTGCGGGCCGAGACCGACGAGGGCAGCTACCTCCTGGTGGTGGAGTCGCAGGGCAAGCCTGACGAGAGGAAACGCGGCAGCTGGCCGTACTACCTCAGCTACCTCTACGAGAAGTACCGCTGCGAGCCCGTCCTCATCGTCGTCACGCAGAGCAGCGCGACGGCCCGCTGGGCATCGCAGCCCATCCACCTCGGCGTGCGGGGCAGACCCTCGATGACCGTGCGTCCTTTCGTGCTGGGCCCGGACAACGTGCCCGTGATCGCCACCGAGCGGGAAGCCCGGCAGGACCCGCCTCTCGCCGCGCTCTCGGCCATGACCCACGGTCGGGGACGGCACGCCCCCGCCATACTGGAAGCGCTGGCAGCCGCCCTGCGGACCATCGACCGCGACAGCGCCGCGGTGCTCGTGCAGTTCGTCGACTCATGCCTGGCAGACGACCAGGTCCGGCAGATGTGGAGGGACCTCATGACGGCGATGCAGTACTTCTGGCGGCACCCGCTCGCTCAGGAGGTGCGCGAGGAGGGCCGGGAAGAGGGCCGGATTCAGGCTCAGGCGAAGATGACGCTCGACATCCTCGAATGGCGTGGCATCCAGGTGCCCGACGCGGTTCGTGAGCGCGTCGAGAGCTGCACCGACTCCGGGCAGCTCACCGTCTGGGCGGAACGCGCCGTGCATGCCGCCACCGCCGACGACCTGTTCGAGGCCGGGCGGGAGTGAGACGGCGGCGCCCCGCGCCTCGGGAGGGAGGAGCGGGGCGCGCGTGGGCTCAGTGGTTGCGGGGGAAGCCCAGGTCGACGCCGGCGGGGCCGTCCGCGGGGTCGGGCCAGCGGGTGGTGACGACCTTGCCGCGGGTGTAGAAGTGCGTGCCGTCGTTGCCGTAGATGTGGTGGTCGCCGAAGAGCGAGTCCTTCCAGCCGCCGAAGCTGTGGTAGCCCACGGGGACCGGGATCGGCACGTTCACGCCGACCATGCCGGCCTCGACCTCCAGCTGGAAGCGGCGGGCCGCGCCGCCGTCCCGGGTGAAGATCGCGGTGCCGTTGCCGAACGGCGAGGCGTTGATGAGGGCGATGCCCTCGTCGTAGCTGTCGACGCGCAGCACGGTCAGCACCGGGCCGAAGATCTCGTCCTGGTAGGCCTTCGCGGTGGTCGGCACCTTGTCGAGGAGGGAGATGCCGATCCAGTGGCCGTCCTCGAAGCCGTCGACGGTGTAGCCGGTGCCGTCGAGGACGACCTCGGCGCCCTCGGCCGCCGCGCCCGTCACGTACGACGCCACCTTGTCGCGGTGGACGGCCGTGATGAGCGGGCCCATCTCGCTCGTCGGGTCGTTGCCGGGACCGATCTTGATCTTCTCGGCGCGCTCGCGGATCTTCTGCACCAGCTCGTCGCCGATCGCGCCGACGGCGACGACCGCGGAGATCGCCATGCAGCGCTCGCCCGCCGAGCCGTACGCGGCGGAGACGGCGGCGTCGGCGGCCGCGTCCAGGTCCGCGTCGGGCAGGACCAGCATGTGGTTCTTCGCGCCGCCCAGCGCCTGGACGCGCTTGCCGTTCGCGGAGGCGGTGGTGTGGATGTAGCGGGCGATCGGCGTCGAGCCGACGAAGGACACGGCCTTGACGTCCGGGTGCTCCAGGAGCCGGTCCACGGCCACCTTGTCGCCCTGCACGACGTTGAACACGCCGTCCGGGAGGCCGGCCTCGGACAGCAGCTCGGCGATCTTCAGCGAGGCCGACGGGTCCTTCTCGGACGGCTTCAGCACGAACGTGTTGCCGCAGGCGATCGCGATGGGGAACATCCACATCGGGACCATCGCCGGGAAGTTGAACGGCGTGATGCCCGCGACGACGCCGAGCGGCTGGCGGATCGACGCGACGTCCACCCGGCTGGCCACCTCGGTGGACAGCTCGCCCTTGAGCTGCACGGTGATCCCGCAGGCCAGGTCCACGATCTCCAGGCCGCGCGCGACCTCGCCGAGCGCGTCGCCGTGCACCTTGCCGTGCTCGGCGGTGATCAGCTCGGCGATCGCGTCCCGGTTCGCGTCGAGCAGCGCCCGGAACGCGAACAGGACGGTGCTCCGCTTGGCCAGCGAGGACGTGCCCCAGGTGGCGTAGGCGTCCTTCGCGGCCGCGACCGCGGCGTCGACCTCGTCCACCGAGGCGAACGCGACCTTCGTGGTGACGGCGCCCGTCGCCGGGTCGGTGACCGGCCCGTACGAACCCGACGCGCCTTCGACGGTCTTGCCGCCGATCCAGTGGTTGACGATCTTCGTCATGACCGAGTGCTCCTTCACAGATGGCGGCGTCGGGTGGAGACGTGCCGTTCGTACAGCTCACGTGCCTTCACCGCGGACGCTCGGGTCGCGGTCTCGGCCACAGGTACATCCCACCAGGCCTGCGCCGGCGGCGGGCCCGACACAGTGTCGGCCGTTTCGGTCTCGACGTAGACACATGTGGGAGTGTCGGCGCGCCGCGCCTCGGCGAGGGCCTCGCGCAGTTCGCGGACGGTCTTCGCGCGCAGCACGCGCATGCCGAGGCTGGCCACGTTGGCGGCCAGGTCGACGGGCAGCGGGGCCCCGGTGAACGTGCCGTCGTCCGCGGTGTAGCGGTAGGCCGTGCCGAACCGCTCGCCGCCCACCGACTCCGACAGGCCGCCGATCGACGCGTAGCCGTGGTTCTGCACGAGCAGGATCTTGATCGCGATCCCCTCCTGCACGGCCGTCACGATCTCCGTGGGCATCATCAGGTACGTGCCGTCGCCGACCAGCGCCCAGACGTTGCGCTCGGGCGCGGCCAGCTTCACACCGATGGCGGCCGGGATCTCGTACCCCATGCAGGAGTAGCCGTATTCCAGGTGGTACTGGTCCCGCGAGCGCGCCCGCCACAGCTTGTGCAGGTCGCCGGGGAGCGAGCCGGCCGCGTTGATGATCACGTCCGACTCGTCGGCGAGGGCGTCGAGCGCGCCGAGCACCTGCGCCTGGGTGGGGCGCACGTCGGGCTCGTCCGCCTCGTAGCAGGCGTCGACGCGCTGCTCCCAGCGCTCCTTGTCCTCGCCGTACTCGGTGACGTAGGCGTCGGCGACCCGGTGTCCGTGCGTGCGCAGCGCCCCGGTCAGCGCCTCCAGTGCGCTGCGGGCGTCCGCGACCAGCGGGAGGCCGGCGAGCTTGTGGCCGTCGAAGGAGGCGATGTTGAGGTTGAGGAAGCGGACGCCGTCGCCCTGGAACAGGGTGTTGGAGGCGGTGGTGAAGTCGGTGTAGCGGGTGCCGACGCCGATGACCAGGTCGGCGGTGCGGGCCAGTTCGTCGGCGGTCGCGGTGCCGGTGTGGCCGACGCCGCCCACGTCCTGGGGGTGGTCGTGGCGCAGCGAGCCCTTGCCGGCCTGGGTGGAGGCGACGGGGATGCCGGTGGCCTCGGCGAACTCGGCGAGGGCCTCCTCGGCGCGGCTGTGGTGGACTCCGCCGCCCGCGACGACGAGGGGCCGGCGGGCCGCGCGGACCGCCCGGACGGCCTCGGCGAGTTCGGCCGGGTCGGCGCCGGGCCGGCGGACGGTCCAGGTGCGCTCGGCGAAGAACTCGTCGGGCCAGTCGTCAGCCTCGGCCTGGACGTCCTGGGGCAGCGCGAGGGTGACCGCGCCCGTCTCCACCGGGTCGGTGAGCACGCGCATCGCCTGGAGCGCCGCCGGGATCAGGGCCTCGGGGCGGGTGACGCGGTCGAAGTACCGCGACACCGGCCGCAGGCAGTCGTTGACGGACACGTCGCCCGCGTAGGGGACTTCGAGCTGCTGGAGCACCGGGTCGGCCACGCGGGTCGCGAAGACGTCGCCGGGCAGCAGGAGCACCGGGATGTGGTTGACGGTGGCGAGGGCGGCGCCGGTGACCAGGTTGGTCGCGCCGGGGCCGATGGACGTCGTCACCGCGTGGGTGGACAGGCGGTTCGACTGGCGGGCGTAGCCGACGGCCGCGTGCACCATGGACTGCTCGTTGCGTCCCTGGTGGAAGGGCATCTCGTCGCCGTACTCGACCAGCGCCTGGCCGAGGCCGGCCACGTTGCCGTGGCCGAAGATGCCCCACGTCGCGCCGATCAGCCGCTGCCGTACGCCGTCGCGCTCGGTGTACTGCGCGGCCAGGAAGCGCACCAGCGCCTGGGCCACGGTGAGCCTCGTGGTCATCGGTAACCCCCTTCTGCGTGGGCCGGGTGGAAGCAGATCCGCCACTCGCGGGTCTCGCCCGGACCGGCCATGACGTTGAGGTAGTACATGGCGTGGCCGGGCTGGGCGATCGACGGGCCGTGCCAGCCGTCGGGGACGAGGACGGCGTCGCCGGAGCGGACCTCGGCGAGGACGTCGGAGCCGCCCTCGCGGGAGGGCGACACGCGCTGGTAGCCGGACCCGTGCGGGCCGTCGATCTCGAAGTAGTAGATCTCCTCGAGCTCGGCCTCCTCGCCCGGCCGGTGCTCGTCGTGCTTGTGCGGCGGGTACGAGGACCAGTTGCCGCCGGGGGTGATCACCTCGACGGCGATGAGCCTGTCGCAGTCGAAGGCGTCGGCGGAGGCGAAGTTGCGCACCAGACGGGCGCAGTTGCCGCTGCCGCGCTCTTCGACGGGGACCTCCGGCGCGGGGCCGTAGCGGGCGGGGAGTCGTCGCTCGCACTTCGCTCCTGCCAGGGCGAAGCGGCCTCCCGCGCCGGAGGCGATCTGGACCCGGGCGTCGCGGGGAACGTACGCGAAGTCGGAGACCGACGCGAACACCGTTTCCCTGCCCAGGAGTTGGAACTCGTTTTCGTCAGTGCGCACGGTACATCCGCCTGCCAGCGGAAGGACGATCCACTCGCTGTCACCGGTGGTGAAGGTGTGGGCCGCGCCCGGCTCCAGCTCGACGACGCGCAGGCTGCAGTAGTCCCAGCCGGCCCGTTCGGGGTCGATGTCGAGCGTGTAGCGGTCGCCGGCGGTCGTGCCGTGCGGGAGGTGGAGGTCGGGGACGTGCGGCTCGGGGTGCGGCTCTCGGTGCGTCATGCGGCCCTCACAGGAGTCCTACGGCGATGTCCACGGCGGCGGCGACGTCCCCGTCCGGCGGGTAGAGCAGCGAACGGCCGACCACCAGGCCCTGGACGGTGGGCAGTTGCAGCGCCCCGCGCCACTTCTCGTACGCGACGTCCTGTTCCTCGGCGGAGCCGCCGACCTCGCCGCCCAGCAGCACGGCGGGCAGGGTCGAGGTCTGCATGACCTCGGCCATGTCGTCGGGGTTGTCGGTGACCGGGACCTTCAGCCAGGTGTAGGCGGAGGTGCCGCCGAGGCCGGAGGCGATGGCGATCGACCGGGTGACGGCCTCGGCGGACAGGTCGTTGCGCAGCCTGCCGTCGGGGCCGCGCCGGCTGATGAACGGCTCGACGAAGAGCGGGAGTCTGCGGGCGGCCATGTCGTCGACGGCGCGGGCGGTGGTCTCCAGGGTGGTGAGGGAGCCCGGGTCGTCGTAGTCGACGCGCAGCAGCAGCTTGCCCGCGTCGAAGTGGAGCCGCTCGATGTCCTCGGCGCGGTGGCCGGTGAAGCGGTCGTCCAGCTCGAAGACGGCGCCCTGGAGGCCGCCGCGGTTCATCGAGCCCATGACGACCTTGCCGTCGAGGGCCCCGAGCAGCAGCAGGTCGTCGAGGATGTCGGCGGTCGCGAGGACGCCGTCGACTCCCGGCCGGGACAGCGCGAGGCAGAGCCGTTCGAGCAGGTCGGCGCGGTTGGCCATGGCCAGCCTGGCCCCGCCGACGCCGAGCGCGCCGCGGGCCGGATGGTCGGCGGCGACGATCATCAGCCGGCCGGAGTCGCCCAGCAGCGGGCGGCGCGGGCGGCGGGCGGCCGCCTCGGCGATCGCCTCGGGGTGCCGCGTGCGCAGCCGGACGAGTTCGCTGACGTCGACGTTCGTCACAGGACGGCCCCCGCCTCGATCGCGGCTTCCACTTCGTCCGGCGTGGGCATGGCGGAGGAGCACTCCAGACGGGAGGCGACGATGGCGCCGGCCGCGTTGGCGTGGCGCATGGTCTTCTCCAGGTCCCAGCCGGCGAGCAGGCCGTGGCAGAGGGAGCCGCCGAACGCGTCCCCCGCGCCGAGGCCGTTGAGGACCTCGACCGGCAGCGGCGGCACCTCGGCCGACTCGCCCGCGCGGCTGACGGCGAGGACGCCCTTGGGGCCCTGCTTCACCACGGCGAGTTCGACTCCGGCGTCCAGCAGCGCCTGCGCCGCGGCCCGCGGCTCGCGCACGCCGGTGGCGACCTCGACCTCGTCGAGGTTGCCGACCGCGACCGTGGCGTGCTTGAGGGCCTCGGCGTAGAACGGGCGGGCGACCTCGGCCGGGTCGCCCCCGGCGGGGTCCTTCCAGAACATCGGCCGCCAGTCGAGGTCGAAGACCGTGATGCCGGCCTTGGCCCGGTGGGCGAGGGCGGCGAGGGTCGCCGTGCGGCTGGGCTCCTCGCTCAGGCCGGTGCCGGTGACCCAGAAGACCCGGGTCTCGCGGACGGCGTCGAGGTCCAGCTCGTGGGCGTCGATCTCCAGGTCCGGCGCCTTGGGCCGGCGGTAGAAGTACAGCGGGAAGTCGTCCGGCGGGAAGATCTCGCAGAAGGTGACCGGCGTCGGCAGTCCGGGCACGCCCGTGACCCAGCGGTCGTCCACGCCGAAGCCGCGCAGCGCCTCGTGCACATACGTGCCGAAGGGGTCGTCGCCGGTGCGGGAGATCACCGCCGTCTCCCGGCCGAGACGGGCCGCGGCGACGGCCACGTTGGTCGCCGACCCGCCCAGGAACTTCCCGAAGGACGTGACCTGCGGGAGGGGGACACCCGTTTGCAGCGGATAGAGGTCCACTCCGATCCGCCCCATGGTGATCAGGTCGTACGCCATCGAGTTCCCTTCACAGTCGGCCCGGCCCCGGAAAGACCGCCCACGGCACGTCCGCGGCGCACGTCCCGTATCGGCTCTCACGGCTTTCTAGCCCCGCACGCCGGACCCTGTCAATGTTTTGTCCAGACATTCGGACCAGCCCTTGACACCCCTGGGGCGAGACTTCACGCTGACCGCCATGACGTCGTTGTCTCCCGAATCCTCACTCTCCCGCATCCGGATCGGATCGGCCCCCGACAGCTGGGGCGTCTGGTTCCCGGACGATCCCGCCCAGGTCCCCTGGCAGCGCTTCCTGGACGAGGTCGCGCAGTCCGGCTACGAGTGGATCGAGCTGGGCCCCTACGGGTACCTGCCGACCGATCCCGCGGTCCTCGCCGAGGAGACGGCGAAGCGCGGGCTGAAGGTGTCGGCGGGCACGGTCTTCACCGGCCTGCACCACGGCGAGGCCGTGTGGGAGAAGACCTGGGCCCATGTCGCGGACAACGCGGTCCTCGCCCAGGCGATGGGGGCGCGCCACCTCGTCGTGATCCCGTCGTTCTGGCGGGACGACAAGACCGGCGACGTCCTGGAACCGGACACCCTGACCCCCGAGCAGTGGCGCAACCTGACCTCGCTGACCGAGCGGCTGGGCAGGGAGGTGCGGGAGCGGTACGGCTTGCAGATCGTCGTCCACCCGCACGCCGACACCCACATCGACAGCGAGGAGAACGTCGCCCGCTTCCTGGACGGCACCGACTCCGGCCTGGTCTCGCTGTGCCTGGACACCGGGCACTACGCGTACTGCGGCGGCGACAGCGTCAAGCTGATCGAGACCTACGGGGAGCGCATCGGCTACCTGCACCTCAAGCAGGTCGACCCGCGGATCCTGGCGGACGTGCGGGCGAAGGGGACGCCGTTCGGGCCGGCCGTGGCCCAGGGCGTGATGTGCGAGCCCCCCACCGGGGTGCCCGCGCTGGGACCGGTCCTGGAGGCCGCGCAGAAACTCGACGTGGACCTGTTCGCGATCGTCGAGCAGGACATGTACCCGTGCGCACCGGACACCCCGCTCCCCATCGCGCAGCGCACCCGGGCGTTCCTGCGGTCCTGCGGGGCGTAGGGCGGCCCGCAGGGCGGCCGCCCGGCCGCACCGTCCCGCGGGACCCGTGAGCCCCACGGGTCCCGCGGGGCGGTCGCGCCCCGGGCGTCGCCTGTGTCACGCGTGTCACGAACACCGCCCTTCCGTCACACATGTCGCGGGTACGCGGCTCTCTTGTCACCGTCTGTCAACAGCCGCTTCCGGTCGGTCACCGCGCGTCGTTCACGGGGCACTTGCCTGCTGATCGCCAGCGCGCGCCGGGCTCCCCCCGGCGGCCTCCCGGCCGCCGCCCCGCGCGCAGGAGGGTGCGGCTCATGACCGACCGAAGGCTCTGGTCCTACAAGGAGATCGCGGCGCACATCAAGGTGCAGCCGGACACCGTACGGTCCTACCGCAAACACGGGCTGCTGCCCGCGCCCGACCACGTCGAGGGCGGCAAGCCCTACTGGTACGCCGACACCGTCCGCGCCTGGGTCGCCTCCCGCCCGGGCAACAGAGGACGCGCCCTCGACTGACCGGCCCGGCCCGGAGCGGCCCCGGCGGGCGGTCAGGCCCACGGCTCGACGACCGTCACCCCCGCGCCGGGGGCCGTGCCCAGGGCCGCGAGCGCCGCCGGGGCCGCGTCCAGCGGGATCGTCGAGGTCACGAGGAGGTCCGGGCGCAGCGCCCCCGAGCGGACCAGCTCCAGCATGCCGGGATAGGCGTGGGCGGCCATGCCGTGACTGCCCAGCAGCTCCAGTTCCAGCGCGACGGCGCGGGCCAGCGGGACGGCGGTGAGGCCGTCGCCCGAAGGCAGCAGCCCGACCTGGACGTGCCGGCCCCGGCGGCGCAGCCCGTTCACGGAGGCGGCACAGGTGGCGGGCGAGCCGAGGGCGTCGAGCGAGAGATGCGCGCCGCCGCCGGTCAGCTCGCGCACCGCCGCCGCCGTGTCCGGAACGCGGGCCGCGTCCACGCACTCCGCCGCGCCGAACCGGCGCGCCAGCTCCAGGGCCCGCGGCGAGACGTCCACCGCGACCACCCGCGCCCCGCTCGCCGCCGCGATCATCACCGCCGACAGGCCGACGCCGCCGCAGCCGTGCACCGCCACCCACTCCCCCGCCGCGAGCCGGCCCTGCCGCACGACGGCCCGGAACGCCGTGGCGAACCGGCAGCCGAGGGAGGCGGCGGTGGCGTACGACAGGCCGTCCGGGATCGCGACGAGGTTGACGTCGGCGTGGTCCAGGGCCACGTACTGGGCGAACGAGCCCCAGTGCGTGAAGCCGGGCTGGGTCTGGCGTTCGCACACCTGGTGATCGCCGGCCGCGCACGACGGGCAGCCGCCGCAGCCGCACACGAAGGGCACGGTGACCCGGTCGCCGGGCTTCCAGCCGGTGACCCGGGGCCCCACCTCCGCGACCACCCCGGCGAGTTCGTGTCCGGGGACGTGCGGCAGCACGATGTCCGGGTCGTGGCCCACCCAGCCGTGCCAGTCGCTGCGGCACAGGCCGGTGGCCTCGACGCGCACCACCACACCGTGCTCCGCGGGGCGGGGGTCGGGCAGCTCCCGCACCTCGGCCGGCTCCCCGAACCGCTCGAACACCACAGCCCGCATACGCCCTCGCCCCGCTTCCGCTCGCGCCGCGTCTCCTCGCCGAAGATCTCCGCGAACGCTAGCCGCGTCGGCCCGTCCTGTCGCCGCCACGCCGGGACGCCTCTTGGAGAAATACCCCCTAGGGGTATAGTCTCGAAGCAACGGGAGACCCCTCGCGGCCCCGCCCGCCCCACCTGCCTCCACGAGGAGAACGACATGACCGCACAGACCGACACCCCGGGCTCCGTCACCACCGTCTACAAGGTGAACGGCATGAGCTGCGGCCACTGCGAGGGCGCCGTCTCCGGCGAGCTCTCGGAGCTGGCCGGTGTCAGCTCGGTGAAGGCCGTCGCCTCGACCGGCGAGGTCACGGTCGTCTCCGCCGAGGCGCTCGACGAGGCCGCGGTGCGCGCCGCCGTGGACGAGGCCGGCTTCGAGCTGGCCGGCCGGGCCTGAGGCCCGCCCCCCGGCGCCCCGCTGCGCCGCCCCCGCCGCGCCCGAGCGCGGCCCGAGGGAACCCTTCCTCCGCCCGCCGGGCCGTACCGACCAGCTGATACTGGTTCCGTACGGCCCGGCCCGCTTCC encodes:
- a CDS encoding zinc-dependent alcohol dehydrogenase family protein, whose product is MRAVVFERFGEPAEVRELPDPRPAEHGVVVRVEATGLCRSDWHGWVGHDPDIVLPHVPGHELAGVVAEVGPRVTGWKPGDRVTVPFVCGCGGCPSCAAGDHQVCERQTQPGFTHWGSFAQYVALDHADVNLVAIPDGLSYATAASLGCRFATAFRAVVRQGRLAAGEWVAVHGCGGVGLSAVMIAAASGARVVAVDVSPRALELARRFGAAECVDAARVPDTAAAVRELTGGGAHLSLDALGSPATCAASVNGLRRRGRHVQVGLLPSGDGLTAVPLARAVALELELLGSHGMAAHAYPGMLELVRSGALRPDLLVTSTIPLDAAPAALAALGTAPGAGVTVVEPWA
- a CDS encoding heavy-metal-associated domain-containing protein; the protein is MTAQTDTPGSVTTVYKVNGMSCGHCEGAVSGELSELAGVSSVKAVASTGEVTVVSAEALDEAAVRAAVDEAGFELAGRA